A portion of the Melanotaenia boesemani isolate fMelBoe1 chromosome 2, fMelBoe1.pri, whole genome shotgun sequence genome contains these proteins:
- the LOC121648633 gene encoding interferon-induced very large GTPase 1-like yields the protein MGLEVETDKANISTVVLQCTCETYLSGNKQSVILTEEQNKELLPEETEILFDILHLQDSYQQKMSPAHVLKIGPSVKQSNETSEKDLAQMFLQKLMMLDYRARYILARQESSEVSHPEALPESDNIDADDNDAFWANSEDFHQSKQAHVHPMDVQMAVFHCSDSFLKQNMITKLSQCQYGLPLLVPDPVSMDIKCPLWTFRKITKTWKKTQGDLKTVTMKSMPICKAETPLVSFFRLGSLSLSKSQLMNTLINDRHSTFFQRNCPGSTKSHHLMDGVAEITWYCPAGKPNDSFTDCVAFCNLHGDSLLIKKQREILTEKSSVIVLLLPTLKKSENSYKVVSSLLNSTKPLICLIADSDGVVVQAKPGKYKLGLKDRSQSDVCEELKGIIGQILSGPHTTFQLESLAEVSGIKVDENDTVCQKGKSAAMEMVKMIEGMDISKIKEKFLPCQGQLWHNWCRINKELYHLKGNIEKEKEQKEKQLMKIRRKQCDASCRELMKSFTKSLRNLPSKDKEYFLNWTQILIDGLSTDELSSILQKYDETWSEVLDLKKKHNKSAELKEKQAELEQLSKKLQSATFGLEHIFREMGQIYEAHKSQKKQTGCRHTDWVKYPELAADVMISGYPMELMDGDAGHVPLTWISSLLQEVINKLGDQRVFVLSVLGVQSSGKSTMLNAMFGLQFAVNAGRCTKGAYMQLLKLSDEIKNDYKFNYVLIVDTEGLHALELAGNTTLHHDNELATFVVGVGNMTLINIFGENPADMQDVLQIVVQAIVRMKKVKLSPSCVFVHQNVTDVAAIEKNMDGKRRLQEKLDKMAQLAAEEEECDVECFSDVIAFDVQKDVKYFAQLWEGSPPMAPPNPGYSESVQELKNIILSKASKSTGILLSHFSSKIQDLWNALMKEHFVFSFKNTQEIAAYRRLEVQYSNWTWTLRSEMLKIKNQLHLRIVNGQLDKIENSYLSKEMNKTYEELKKQMASYFEDDKDKEILVQWRGQFENKIKEFHEEHIREVKQQLDEVIQQKNARKKLDSKKTEFENKLLQKSKELAHQLKDVVENEEELSKQFDSVWSNWVAELTSDTIPIKDINLEEDQFSVLKVLGIEWNLIMKSREERRYKELSEVGNYFGYIIPMKKSTVARAWEYVQQKTGFKRLSFTYDKQEVIRSFINNVEQESLNAIQTKPVATQGYTSTYLQEMAKHVQKKVMDFESKRKYIFKKEFTVDLLLYVLDRATSWLLESHKTYKENNDALTYLNSKKKEYYILFKSYCKGSSSAVVFGEMMCERLKVSAVEAVIDQTAVDLAGEMRCSHPAFNGNRLNLEKHVLVSLAEKEDFSEYKTYIKNPRKQVEAFIKEETKKYIFTRQKEKALKILKKNVDDINKLIKQALFEATDKVKKQEGNIDMWVKMFSSSLNNKLTLDTIFCQNLRDINNFDFLKENLEKGLETVTTKMSLLPLDKVMECRQTPDQILIDQLCNCCWERCPFCAAVCTNTLKDHSPDKHNVPFHRPSGVAGWHMRDTVDLAIDFCTTLVGSDKKFYPSHDSEEWFPFKQYPTAGDPYASWRITADESKLTYWKWFVCHFQKELEDYYDLKFQGEGENPNEWRNYTRENAIESLDDMVKQ from the exons ATGGGTCTGGAGGTGGAAACAGACAAGGCCAACATCTCCACTGTAGTTCTGCAAT GTACCTGTGAAACGTATCTAAGTGGAAACAAG cAGTCAGTGATTCTTActgaagaacaaaacaaagaactaCTTCCAGAAGAAACTGAGATACTGTTTGACATACTTCACCTTCAGGACAGCTATCAACAAAAGATGTCACCAGCACATGTTCTTAAAATAGGTCCATCTGTGAAACAGAGCAATGAAACTTCTGAGAAAGATTTAGCCCAAATGTTTCTTCAAAAGCTAATGATGTTAGATTACAGAGCCAGATATATTCTTGCAAGACAAGAAAGCTCTGAGGTGAGCCATCCAGAGGCTCTTCCAGAGTCTGACAATATTGATGCAGATGACAATGATGCTTTTTGGGCCAACAGTGAAGATTTTCATCAATCAAAACAAGCTCATGTGCACCCAATGGATGTCCAAATGGCAGTATTTCACTGCTCAGACAGCTTCCTTAAGCAGAACATGATCACAAAGTTGTCACAGTGTCAGTATGGCCTACCTTTGCTTGTTCCTGATCCTGTCTCAATGGACATTAAGTGTCCTCTGTggacattcagaaaaataaccaaaacatggAAGAAAACTCAAGGTGATCTTAAGACTGTCACCATGAAGAGCATGCCAATCTGCAAAGCTGAGACACCTTTGGTGTCATTTTTCCGTCTGGGTTCACTGTCTCTGTCTAAATCTCAGCTGATGAACACTTTGATCAACGACCGTCACAGCACCTTCTTCCAAAGGAACTGTCCAGGTAGCACCAAATCTCATCATTTGATGGATGGTGTGGCAGAGATTACCTGGTACTGTCCTGCTGGTAAACCCAATGATTCCTTCACTGACTGTGTTGCCTTCTGTAATCTTCACGGTGATTCTCTGTTGATTAAAAAACAGCGTGAAATACTGACTGAAAAATCTTCAGTCATTGTTCTTCTGCTTCCAACTCTGAAGAAAAGTGAAAATAGTTATAAAGTTGTTTCATCCCTTCTAAACTCCACAAAACCTCTGATTTGTCTTATTGCTGATAGTGACGGTGTTGTAGTTCAGGCTAAGCCAGGGAAGTACAAACTGGGTTTGAAGGACAGAAGCCAGTCAGATGTTTGTGAAGAACTGAAAGGGATTATTGGACAGATTTTATCTGGACCACATACAACCTTCCAGCTTGAATCTTTGGCCGAGGTCTCTGGGATCAAAGTGGATGAAAATGACACAGTCTGCCAAAAAGGGAAATCTGCTGCCATGGAAATGGTGAAAATGATTGAGGGGATGGATATTTCCAAGATCAAAGAGAAATTTCTCCCTTGTCAAGGCCAACTTTGGCACAACTGGTGCAGAATAAACAAAGAGCTGTATCACCTCAAAGGAAAcattgagaaagaaaaagaacaaaaggaaaaacaactgATGAAAATACGACGGAAACAATGTGATGCTTCCTGTAGAGAACTGATGAAGTCATTCACTAAAAGCCTCCGGAATCTACCATCTAAAGACAAAGAATATTTCCTTAACTGGACTCAGATCCTAATAGATGGCCTCTCCACTGATGAGCTCTCTTCAATTCTCCAAAAATATGATGAAACGTGGTCTGAGGTCTTGGATTTGAAGAAGAAACACAATAAATCTGcagagttaaaagaaaaacaagctgaacTTGAACAGTTATCCAAAAAGCTGCAGTCAGCGACCTTTGGTTTGGAGCACATCTTCAGAGAAATGGGACAGATCTACGAAGCCCATAAGTCtcagaagaaacaaacaggatGCCGACACACTGACTGGGTTAAATACCCTGAGCTGGCAGCAGATGTGATGATATCAGGATACCCCATGGAGCTGATGGACGGTGATGCAGGTCATGTTCCATTAACATGGATCTCTAGTCTTTTACAGGAAGTCATCAACAAACTGGGTGACCAGAGAGTGTTTGTGTTGTCAGTGTTGGGCGTACAAAGCAGTGGGAAATCAACAATGCTGAATGCCATGTTTGGATTGCAGTTTGCAGTGAATGCTGGCAGGTGCACCAAGGGTGCCTACATGCAGCTGCTCAAACTTTCTGATGAAATCAAGAACGATTACAAGTTTAACTATGTTCTGATTGTGGACACTGAAGGACTGCATGCTCTTGAGTTGGCCGGTaacaccactcttcatcacgaCAATGAACTGGCAACATTTGTTGTTGGTGTGGGAAACATGACATTGATCAACATCTTTGGTGAGAATCCAGCTGACATGCAAGATGTCCTGCAGATTGTTGTTCAGGCCATCGTGAGGATGAAGAAAGTTAAACTTTCCCcaagttgtgtgtttgttcaccAGAATGTCACAGATGTTGCAGCTATAGAGAAAAACATGGACGGAAAGAGACGGTTGCAAGAAAAACTGGACAAGATGGCTCAACtagctgcagaggaagaggagtgtgATGTTGAGTGCTTCAGTGATGTCATTGCATTTGATGTGCAGAAGGATGTGAAATACTTTGCCCAGTTATGGGAGGGAAGTCCACCAATGGCACCTCCAAATCCTGGTTATAGTGAGAGTGTCCAAGAACTGAAGAACATCATCCTGTCTAAGGCTTCAAAGTCTACAGGAATCCTTCTGTCACATTTCAGCAGCAAAATCCAGGATCTGTGGAACGCACTGATGAAAGAACACTTTGTGTTTAGCTTCAAAAACACTCAAGAAATTGCAGCATACAGAAGACTCGAGGTCCAGTACAGTAACTGGACCTGGACCCTCAGGAGTGAAATGCTGAAAATTAAAAACCAGCTTCATCTTAGAATTGTAAATGGACAGCTTGACAAGATTGAGAACAGCTATCTTtctaaagaaatgaacaaaacatatgaagaattaaaaaaacaaatggcgTCTTACTTTGAGgatgacaaagacaaagaaatctTGGTTCAGTGGCGGGGccagtttgaaaacaaaattaaagagtTTCATGAGGAGCACATTAGAGAAGTGAAACAACAACTGGATGAAGTTATTCAGCAGAAGAATGCTCGAAAAAAGCTTGACAGCAAGAAGACAGAGTTTGAGAACAAGCTGCTGCAAAAGAGCAAAGAGCTCGCGCACCAGTTAAAAGATGTCGTAGAAAATGAGGAAGAACTCAGCAAGCAGTTTGACTCTGTTTGGAGTAACTGGGTAGCTGAACTAACTTCAGATACAATACCCATTAAGGACATCAACCTGGAAGAAGATCAGTTCAGTGTCCTTAAAGTCCTTGGGATTGAATGGAATCTCATCATGAAGTCAAGAGAAGAAAGGAGATACAAAGAACTGTCAGAAGTTGGGAATTACTTTGGTTATATAATCCCAATGAAGAAATCAACAGTGGCTAGGGCATGGGAATATGTCCAACAGAAAACAGGTTTCAAGAGGCTGTCTTTTACTTATGATAAACAGGAAGTGATCAGATCCTTCATCAACAATGTGGAACAGGAATCACTGAATGCCATTCAGACCAAACCTGTAGCAACACAAGGCTACACTTCAACTTATCTACAAGAAATGGCCAAACATGTTCAAAAGAAAGTGATGGATTTTGAATCAAAGCGAAAGTATATCTTCAAGAAGGAGTTTACAGTTGATCTCTTACTGTATGTTTTAGACAGAGCAACAAGTTGGCTTTTAGAGTCACACAAGACGTACAAAGAGAACAATGATGCCCTCACCTATTTGAACAGTAAGAAGAAGGAATATTACATCCTTTTCAAAAGCTACTGCAAGGGAAGCTCATCTGCTGTGGTGTTTGGAGAAATGATGTGTGAAAGACTGAAGGTTTCAGCTGTTGAAGCCGTCATTGATCAGACTGCAGTTGATCTCGCTGGAGAAATGAGATGCAGTCACCCAGCATTCAATGGGAACAGACTGAACCTGGAGAAACATGTATTGGTGTCACTTGCAGAGAAAGAAGACTTCAGTGAATACAAAACCTACATAAAAAATCCAAGGAAGCAAGTAGAGGcttttataaaagaagaaacGAAGAAATACATCTTTAcaaggcagaaagaaaaagcactgAAAATACTCAAGAAGAATGTAGATGACATCAATAAGCTCATCAAACAAGCTTTATTTGAAGCAACAGACAAAgtgaagaagcaggaaggaaacaTAGACATGTGGGTAAAGATGTTTTCCTCCTCACTGAACAACAAGCTGACACTTGATACCATTTTTTGTCAAAACTTGAGAGACATCAACAATTTTGACtttcttaaagaaaatttaGAGAAAGGTCTTGAAACCGTCACTACGAAGATGAGCCTTCTCCCACTGGATAAAGTGATGGAGTGCAGGCAGACACCTGATCAAATCCTCATTGATCAGCTGTGTAACTGCTGCTGGGAACGCTGTCCTTTCTGTGCAGCTGTTTGCACCAACACCCTGAAGGACCACAGTCCTGATAAACACAATGTTCCTTTTCATCGACCCTCTGGAGTTGCAGGGTGGCACATGAGAGACACAGTGGACCTGGCTATTGATTTCTGCACCACATTAGTTGGAAGTGACAAAAAATTCTACCCTAGTCATGACTCAGAGGAGTGGTTTCCTTTTAAACAGTATCCAACTGCTGGGGATCCGTATGCTTCATGGAGGATTACTGCTGATGAATCTAAGCTAACATACTGGAAATGGTTTGTATGTCACTTTCAGAAAGAACTGGAGGACTATTATGACCTGAAATTCCAGGGCGAAGGAGAAAATCCCAATGAATGGAGAAACTACACAAGAGAAAATGCGATTGAAAGTCTAGATGATATGGTGAAGCAGTGA